From the Elstera cyanobacteriorum genome, one window contains:
- a CDS encoding antibiotic biosynthesis monooxygenase family protein — MIFAKTPAPPYWAVIFTNQLSDDTGGYAAMADTIEELASRQPGCLGAESVRNADGTGITVSYWQTEQDMVAWKSVAAHVVAQRLGKERWYKGYVTRVAQVTRDYAHGSALEG, encoded by the coding sequence ATGATCTTCGCCAAAACCCCCGCCCCGCCCTATTGGGCCGTGATCTTCACCAATCAGCTAAGCGACGATACCGGCGGTTACGCCGCGATGGCCGACACCATCGAAGAGCTTGCATCCCGTCAACCCGGCTGCCTGGGGGCCGAATCGGTGCGCAACGCCGACGGCACCGGCATCACAGTTTCCTATTGGCAGACCGAGCAAGATATGGTGGCGTGGAAGTCTGTCGCCGCGCATGTCGTCGCCCAGCGGCTGGGGAAAGAACGCTGGTACAAAGGCTATGTCACCCGGGTTGCACAGGTGACGCGCGATTACGCGCATGGGTCAGCCTTAGAGGGTTGA